From the genome of Jannaschia sp. S6380:
GCGCGCAGAACGGGCTCTTCACGGTGATCTCGTCGGGGGTTTCGGGCAGTACGGCCCGCGTGGTCGGCTCCGTCGCGCGCGCCCTCGCCCACGCCCATGGGGACGCCGAGGCGGTGCGCGCGGCGCTGACCGAACCGGCAACGCGGATCGTGACGATCACCGTCACCGAAAAGGGCTATGGCATCGATCGCGCGACGGGCGGCGCGGACCTGTCGCATCCCGCGATCGCCCACGACCTCGCTTATCCCGATGCGCCCACCGGCCTCGCAGGTCTCTTGGTGCGGGCCCTGGCCCGCCGCCGTGACGCAGGTGTGGAACCGTTCACGGTGCTGAGTTGCGACAACCTTCCCGGCAATGGCGCGCTGACCCGCGGGCTGATCCTTGATTTCGCGGGGCGGCGCGATGCCCGACTTCGCGACTGGATCGCCGGCACGGTGGCTTTCCCTTCGTCGATGGTCGATCGCATCACACCGGCGCCCGGCGACGACCTTCCGGTGCGGGTTCGCCGGATGTTGGGTTGCGACGATCACGCCGCTGTCGAAGCCGAAACGTTCTCGCAATGGGTGATCGAGGACCGCTTTCCTGCCGGTCGTCCAGCCTGGGAGGCTGGCGGCGCCCTGTTCGTCGAGGACGTCGCCCCGTACGAAAGGATGAAACTGAGGATGCTGAACGGCACGCATTCGATGCTGGCCTATGGGGGCTTCCTTACCGGAAAGACCCATGTTCGGGACGTCATGCGGGATCCGGCGCTGTCCGCGATGGTGCGCCGGCATCTGGACGCGGCGGCCAGGACGCTCGATCCCCTCGATGGCATCGACTTTCACGAATACGCGCAGGAACTGGCCCGCCGGTTCGAGAACCCGAACCTCGCGCACGAGACCTATCAGATCGCGATGGACGGGACCGAAAAGCTCCCCCAGCGCATCCTTGCGCCCGCGATGGACGGACTCCGCACCGGAGGCGATCCGCGACCCTTCGCGCATGCGACGGCCTTGTGGATGCGGTACTGCCTGGGACGACATGACGACGGAGCGCGCTACGCCCTTCGCGATCCGCGCGAGAGCGAGATCGCACGCAAGCTCGAAGGCCTGGGCGATGCCGACGCGATCGCAGGCGCCTTGTTCGATCTGCCGGCGCTCTTCCCGAAGGGGTTGAGGCAGAGTGCGCCGTATCGCCATGAGGTGCGAAAGACCCTGAGCGAAATGATGGCGCAATCCGTCGCCGGCTGGCTGGCGCATCAGTGAATGTTATCCACCGAAGCTGGGCAGTATGGCCCCCGCATGAGAAAAATCGCCGTTCTATCGTGATCATCGGTCTGGCAAGTCACGCATAGGAGGAGACCTTTGCGCTGGTCCAGTGCCGTGGTCTCAATGAACCATCCCGGGCTGCACCTTGGCCCGCCGGCGCGAAATCGCGTCGGATTGCTTTCGGTGACCATGGGCGTCGCGGTCAAACCCGCGCGGTGCAATCGGTCCGGCCGCCGCCCCGGAACAGCGGCTCAGGTTCCTTCGCTCGTGGCTTATCGGCCCTCTTCGGCGGGTGGCGTGCCGCGGCGGCCCAACGCACGCTCCAGCGCCGGGCGGTCCCAGCCGGCGGTGTCGGCTGCCGCGTCATAGGTCGATTGCAGGAATGCCAAGAGCGTGCCAGCCGGATCGTCGGCCGTTCGCACGGCGTCATAGGGCAGAAGGAACTCGCCCAGTTCGGCGTTCCAGACCGCGGCCTTCGGCGTCACAGGTCGGTCCGACATGCCGCTCGGCGTCGGATAGGCGTAGGAATAGAACATCGCCTCGCCGGCGCCGGCGCCGGGCCAGAATCCCGCCGACGAGACTTCGTGGCTGTAGGCCTCGCGCGTGATGATGTCGGGAAGATAGGGCATGCCGCCCGGATGCGGCGGGGCCCTGCGACCCGAAAACCGCGTCACGGCAAGATCGAAGGACCCCCAGAACAGATGCACGGGCGAGACCTTGCCGTGAAACCCGGTTCGGAACCGCTCGAAGACGTCTTGGACGCAGAGCAGCGCCCGATGAAACCGCTGCACCGCCTCGGCGTCATAGGGCCGGGTCGCGGTGTCCTCCGCGAACGGGATCGGGTCGGGCAGTTCGTTCGGACGCCCGTGAATGTCGCAATCGCCGCCAAGCGCCTCGACCGCCGCCCCGAAACGGGCGCGGAATTCAGCGACGCTCATGGCCTCGAGGTCGAACGCGGACCTTTGCCCACCGGCCGCCTCGACGACCAGGTGATGATCGCAGAAATCGAAGGAGACCGTGACGGGAACTTGGCGGTCGGGGATCGGCCCGGTCGTCAGGCCCCGCGACGTGACATAGAGCGTGGCATGCCAAGAATGGTTGACCCAAGGGGCGTGCCGCAGCCGGTACTTGCCGACGATCTGACACCATAGGTGCAGCGCGCCGCAAGTCTCCTGCCATGCGTCGTACGGGATATCCGGCCACGGAGCGACAGCGTTCATCAATGGCTCCCCTTCTTCCGATCCACAGGCTGATGGGCGGGACATCGTCGTCACCGTATCACGTCACCCGCCCATTCGCCCATCGACACGCGTCACAGCACCCTGCCTCCGCGCGCCCGGCTTCGATTAAGTCACCGAGGCGGCGATCAGATCCCGGGTATACGGATGCGACGGCGTCATGTTGCGTAGCTGCGCGACGTCCATGACCTCCACGATCTCGCCGCCGCGCATGACCGCGAGTTCGTCGCACATGTGCCCCACCACCGGCAGGTCGTGCGAGACCATGAGGTAGGTCAGCCCCCGTTCCGCCCGCAGGTCGGTCAGCAGGTTCAGGACCTCGGCCTGCACTGACACGTCGAGGGCCGAAGTCGGCTCGTCCAGCAGCAGGATATCCGGCTCGCCGGCCAGGGCACGGGCAATGGCCACGCGCTGGCGCTGCCCACCGGAGAGCTGGTGCGGATAGCGGAACCGGAATCGGGGCCCGAGCCCCACATCGTCCAAAAGCTTCGGAACGCGACGGTCGATATCGGCGATGCCGTGCAGGTGCAGCGTCTCGGACAGGACCTGGTCGACCGAATGGCGGGGATGCAGCGAGGCATAGGGATCCTGGAACACCATCTGTACGCGCTTGTAGAAGTCCCGGTTTCGACGGGCGCCCGACAGCACAATCCCCTCGATCCCGATCCGCCCCGACCAGTTCGGCGCCAGGCCGGTGATCGCCCGCAGGATGGTGGACTTGCCCGACCCGCTTTCGCCCACCAGGCCGAAGCTGCGCCCCTCCGCCACCGTGAACGTGGCGCCTCGCACGGCATCGACGCGGTCGCGCCCCTCGCCGAACCAGACGTTCAGCCCGTCGATCTCGATCGCGGTCACGACGCCACCGACGGCGCGTCGGCCCAGGCCGCGTCGCGTTCCAGCACCGACAGTTTCGCAACCGGCCGATCCAGCCGCGGCAGGGCGTTCAGCAGGCCGCGCGTATAGGGATGCGTCGCCTCGTGCAGGTGGTTCGCATCGCAGGTTTCGACCACGCGACCGGCATACATGATCAGCACGCGGTCGCAGAAATCGGCGACCAGGTTCAGGTCGTGGCTGATGAAGATCAGGCCCATGCCCCGGTCGCGCACCAGATCGTCCATGATCGTCAGCACCTGCCGCTGGACCGAGACGTCGAGCGCGCTGGTCGGTTCGTCCGCGATCAGGATCTGCGGATCGGGGATCAGCATCATCGCGATCATGATGCGTTGGCCCATCCCGCCCGAGACCTCGTGCGGATAGGCACGCATGACGCGGTCGGGATCGTTGATCGACACCGCCTCCAGCATCTCGACGGCCTTGGCATGGGCGTCGCGACGGCTGCCACGCGCGTGCAGGCGGTAGGCTTCGATCAACTGGTCGCCCACCCGCATCACCGGATTCAGACTGAATTTCGGGTCCTGCATGACCATGCTGATGCGCTGACCGCGCACGCGGCGCATCTCGGCCTCGGACAGGTCCGGCAGGTTCATCCCTTCGAGTGCGATGCGGTCGGCCTCGACCCGGCCCGGCGGACGGATCAGGCGCAGGATGGCGCGACCGGTCATGGATTTTCCCGACCCGCTCTCGCCGACGATGCCCAGGCGCTCCCGCCCCAGCGTGAAGGAGACCCCCCGGACGGCGTCGAACAGTCCCTGACGGGTGGGAAAGCGAACGCGGAGGTTCTCTACCTCCAGCAGCGGATCGGCGGTCATGAATGCCCCCCGCTCTTGGGATCCAGGACGTCGCGCAGGCCGTCACCCAGCAGGTTGAAGGCAAGGCTGACCGTGAAGATGGCGAGCCCCGGCATGGTGGCCACCCACCAATGATCGAGGATGAAGCGCCGCCCCTCGGCGATCATGGCGCCCCATTCGGGGCTGGGCGGCTGCGCGCCGAGGCCGAGGAACCCGAGGCCGGCCGCGGCCAGGATGATCCCCGCCATGTCCAGCGTCACCCGGATGATCAGCGACGAGACGCAAAGCGGCCAGATATGCTTGGTGATGATGCGAAGCGGCCCCGCGCCCTGCAGACGGATCGCGCTGATGTAGTCCGACGACCGGATCGTCAGCGTCTCGGCCCGCGCGATGCGGGCATAGGGTGGCCAGGCGGTCAGTGAGATGGCGATCACGGCGTTCTCGATCCCCGCCCCCAGGGCCGCGACGAAGGCGAGCGCCAGCACGAGGCGCGGAAAGGCCAGGAAGATATCCGTGATCCGCATCAGCACGGTGTCCGTCCACCCGCCGACATACCCCGCGACGGTGCCGACCAGCAGCCCCGCGACCGGCGCGATCAGCGCGACCAGCGCGACGATGTAGAGCGTGATCCGGCTGCCGTAGATCAGGCGGCTGAGGATGTCGCGCCCCAAGCTGTCTGTGCCCAGCGGGTGGCCTGGCGTGCCCAGCGGCTGCAACCGGTTGCCCAGGTCCTGCGCCATCCAGTCATGCGGCGCCAGAAGCGGCGCGAAGGCCGCGACAGCCAGCAACAGGACAAGGATGCCCAGCCCGATCATGGCCAGCGTGTTCGACCGGAAGTTCAGCCAGCCCTGGTAGATCGCCGCCGCCTTCGCCTGCCTGCGCGAGGCGGGCGTGTCGGTCGTCAGCCAGGCACGCCATCCGGTATGGATCGTGGATACGTCGCTCATTTCGACCTCGGATCGAAGACCCGGTAGAGCAGGTCCGAGAAGATGTTGAGGCAGATGAAGATCAAACCGACCACGACCGTCCCGCCGAGCACCGCGTTCATGTCCGCCGACAGAAGCGCGGTCGTGATGTAGCTGCCGATGCCGGGCCAGGCGAAGATGATTTCCGTCAGGACCGACCCTTCCAGAAGGTTCGCATAGCTCAGCGCGATGACGGTGATCAGCTGGACGCGGATGTTGCGGAAGGCGTGGCCCCAGATGACGGACCATTCCGACATGCCCTTCACGCGGGCCGTCGTCACGTATTCCGCGCTCAGCTGCTCCAGCATGAAGGACCGCGTCATACGGCTGATATAGGCCAGCGAGTAGTAGCCCAGCAGCGATGCCGGCAGGACGATGTGGCTAAACGCGTTGCGGAAAACGTCCCAGTTTCCGGCGATGGCGCTGTCGATCAGGATCATGCCGGTCCGGTCGGGGACGATGCCCTGATAGAAGATGTCGAGCCGCCCCGGCCCGCCGACCCAGCCCAGGATGCCGTAGAAGATCAGCAGACCGATCAGGCCCAGCCAGAAGATCGGCATCGAATAGCCCACCAGCGCCACGACGCGTGCGATCTGGTCGATCCAGCTGCCTTGGCGCACGGCCGAGATCACGCCCAGCGGGATGCCGAAGACGATGCCGATGAGGACGCCGATCGTCGCCAATTCCAGCGTGGCGGGAAAGACGCGGGCGATGTCCTCAGCCACGGGGCGCGCGTTAAGGAGCGACATGCCGAATTCGCCGCGCACCACGTCCCAGATGTAGTAGGCGAACTGCACGATCATCGGCTGGTCGAGGCCCAGTTGCCGATAGACCTGGTCGTAGGTCTCCTGCGAGGCGCGCTCGCCCACGATGGCGAGGACCGGATCGATGGGCATGACGCGCCCGATGAGGAACGTCACGAAAAGCAGCCCCAGCATCGTCGCCGCGATGGATCCCAGCGTCCGCAACGCGCCGGTGAACCAGGGGGCGAGGGGCGCGCGCCTGCGTCGCGGGGCGTCGGGGGTGGCGGTCATGGGGCTCCGTCCCAATGGCGTCGGGAAAGGGGCGCGGACGCCCCCTTCGATGTCTGGAGTGGCGGGGGCCCCACGGCCCCTGCCCACGGGATCACTTCTCGATCACCCAATAGCTGACGGCGGTGGTCGCGCCGCCGAGGTTCACGTTCTCGACGTTGTCACGCATCGCGGCCTGTTCGATCTTCTGGAACATAATCGCGAAGGGCGAGGTCTCCCGGAACTCGGCCTGAATGTCCGCGTACATCTGTTGGCGCATCTCGCGGTCGTTCTCGACCACGGCGGCCTCGACCTTCTCGGTCAGCCCGCCCGTGTCCCAGGCGTTGCGCCAGGCCAGCAGGCCGGTGGCATTGGCCTCGTCGCTGTTGTCGGGATTGTAGGCGAAGGTGCCGGCATTGGTGTGCGGGTCCGGGTAATCCGGCCCCCAGGCGCCGAGATAGACGTCGAGTTCGCGTGCCCGGTAGCGGCCGAGGATCTGCTTGGCCGTCCCAACCGTGATGTTCAGCGTGATGCCCGCCTGCGCGAAGGTGTTCTGCAGCGTCTGGGCGATCTCGATCCGCTCCTGCGCCTCGCGAACGCCGACCTCCAGCTCCATGCTTTCGACGCCGGCCTCGGCCAGCAGTTCCTTCGCGCGCTCGACATTCAGGCTGAACGGGTTTTCGTCCACCGCGCCCAGAAAGGTCTGGGGCAGGAAGTTCTGGTGGATCGTGTACTGCCCGTCGAGGAAGCTGCCCTCCATGCCCTCGTAGTCGATCAGGTACTTGATGGCCTGGCGCACCTCGGGCTTTGACAGCTCGGGATGCTTCTGGTTCAAAGCCACGTACATCAGACGACCGCGCAACTCGTCGTGGATCTTGACGCCCTCGGCCTCGCGGGCGCCGGCGATGTCCTCGGGGTTGAGGTTGCGCGCCATGTCGATGTCGCCCCGCTCCAGCAGCAGACGCTGTGACGCGCTTTCCTGGACGTGGCGCACGATGACCCGCTCCATCGAGGGCGAGCCGAGGTAGTAATCGGGATTGGATTCGAGCGTTACGCTCTCGTTCGGGGTCCAGGAGACGAGCTTGTAGGCCCCCGACCCGGCGGAGTTGGTCTTGAGCCAGTTGTTGCCCAGGTCGCCGTCCTGCTCGTTGGCCAGCACCAGCTCCTTGTCGACGATACCGCCGATGGTCGCGGTCAGGCAGTTGAGCACGAACGACGTCGCGTAGGGCTTGTCGGTGACGATTGTCACGGTGTTGCCGTCCGCCACGATCGTCTCCTCGACGTTGTCGGCGGTGAAACCGAACTGCGTGAGGATGAAGGCCGGCGTCAGGTTCAGCTCGACCACCCGGCGCAGCGAGAACTCGACATCCTCGGCCCGGACCGGGTTGCCCGAATGGAAGGTCAGCCCGTCGCGGATGGTGAAGGTGATGGTGCGGCCGTCCTCGCTCACCTCCCAGCTCTCGGCCACCTCGGGCTGGTAGCCCGCGTCCAGGTCGCCGGGATCGAAGTTCACCAGCTTCTGGTAGATGTTGCGGCTGACGTCGGAGCCGGCGAACTCGAAGCTCTCGGCCGGGTCGAGCGACGTGATGTCGTCGATGCGGTTGGCGATGACCAGCATGTTGTCGGGCGTCTGCGCCAGCGTCAGCGTGGCCGTTCCCGTCAGAAGCGTGGCCGCCAGGCCGACCCCCGCGAGTGTGCGTGTGAAGAACGTCATTCTCTCTCTCCTTGTTGTTGGTCGCGTCCGGGGTCTTCGGTGCCCCAGGTCCGCGCGAGCAGCCGCAGCCAGTTGCCGTGGCAGATCTTCTCGATAAGGTCCTCGCCGTATCCGTGGTCGCGCATGGCTCGCCGCAGGATGGGCAGCGTCGAGACGTCGTCCAACGCCTCCGGCACCATCGCCCCGTCATAGTCCGAGCCGAGGCCGACCCGGTCTTCGCCCAGCCCGTCCAGCAGATGGTCGAGATGGCGCAACATCGTCTCGACCGGCGTGTCGGCGATCTTGCGGCCGTCCTCCCGCAGGAACGACACGGCGAAGTTCAGGCCCACCATGCCGTCGCTGTCGCGGATCGCGGCCAGCTGACCGTCGGTCAGGTTGCGCGAATGCGTGCACAGCGCGTGGGCGTTGGAATGGGTCGCGACCAGCGGCTTCGTCGAATGGCGTGCCACGTCCCAGAACCCCGCCTCGTTCAGGTGGCTGAGGTCGACCATGATCCCCAGCTCGTCGCAGCGGCGCACCAGGCGCAGGCCGTGATCCGTCAGGCCGGTGCCGATATCGGGGCCTGACGGGTAGCGGAAGGGCACGCCGTGGCCATACATGGTCGACCGCGACCAGACCGGCCCCAGCGACCGCAGCCCCGCGGCATGGAACACGTCCAGCGCGTGCAGGTCCACGTCGATGGCCTCGGCCCCCTCCATGTGCAGGATCGCCGCCATGACGCCCTGTGCCCGCGCCGCGCGGATGTCGGCGACGCTTCGGCAGACCCGCACGACGCCCTTGCGTTCCAAGGCGAACAGCACGGCCATCTGGCCCAGGACGACGGGCAGCGCGTCTTCGCATTCGACCGGGTCGGGCAGCGCGATATCGTAGGAGGGCTGGCGCATCAGCTCGAACAGGGCTTCGAGGTCCATCGCCGCCGGCGAAGGAACCCAGACGGCGAAGAACCCTCCGCCGAACCCGCCGGCGCGTGCCTTGATCGCGTCGATGGCGCCGTCACGCCCCGTCGACACCTCGTCGAGTGCCGCCATGCTGCCCGCGCGCCACAGCTTGGACAGCAGGTCATTGTGGCCGTCGAAGATGAATGGCGCCGTGTCGTCCATGGAATCCCCACCCCTCGGAGAGAGCCTAGACGACATTCGCCGCATAACGTCATAGTAAATGCCATGAGTTTTTATCATTGACCTAGTCGCCATGCCCGATCGTCACGACACGTCCGCCCCCCGTCGCTGGCACAGTCTGCGCGAATACGACGCCCTGCGCGCCGTTCTTCAGACCGGAACCACGGCCGAGGCCGCGCGTCGTCTGGGCCTGTCGCAATCGGCGGTGAGCCGGTCCATCTCGAACCTGGAGGCACGCCAGTCGGTGACGCTGTTCACCCGCGAGGCCGGCCGCCTGCAGCCCACGCAGGAGGCGGTGCGCCTGAACCTTCGGCTGGATCCGCTCTTCGAGGCGCTGTCGCGGATCGACGGCCCCGAGGAGAACGTGCAGGAGACGCTCCGCCTCATCGCGCCACCGAGCTATGCCCACCGCTTCCTGGTCGAGCAGATCGGGACCTTTCTGAAGGCCAACCGCAGCTTCTTCGTAAGCCTGGAGGTCGCCTCCTCGGACGATCTCGCCCGCGAGATCATCGCCGACCGCTTCGACCTCGGGCTGATCGGCACGGAACTGACCCGTGCCGACCTCAAGCAGGTGCCCTTTCGCCAGAGCAGCGCGGTCTGCGTGATGGCCGCCGGTCATCCGCTCGCCGGCCGGTCGGTCGTGACGCCCGCCGACCTCGACGGGCAGGACCTGATCGCGCTCGCCGCCCGTCACGCCCGCCGCGGCCAACTCGAACGCGTCCTCGCGCGCGCGGGCGCCACCCCCCGGATCGTGGCCGAGGTCACGACATCCTTCGCCGCCGCCGACCTGGCCGGCGCGGGGCTTGGCCTGTCCGTGGTCAACCCGTTTCCCCTTCACCTCTACCGCTCGCGGGACCTGGCCTTCGTGCCCTTCGACAGCCCGATCCGCTATCGCACCCATTTCGTCATCAGCAGTCGCCGCCCCCTGCCGCGGATCGCGCGCGCCTTCATCCGCCACCTCCGACTCCACACACCGACGGACCCGTATTCGCGACAGGTCGAACGGACGGAGGATCGCGACTGACCGGGCGTCGGGTCGCATCGGCATAGGGACCGGCATGCCATCGCGCCGGGCCGAACCTTGACGCTGCCGTCCGTCCGGGCCGTCCTGCGCCTGTCGATCATCCCCACGTGTCGTGCCGCTGCGGTTGTTCCCGGCCGGCCCGTTCGAACATACTGCATCCGTAATATCGCCCTGAACGCGTGGGGCCAATCGCGGAAGGACCGCCGTGCCGCAGCCAATCGACCTCTCGCCCGCCGAACGCGACATCTATGAACCGCTCGCCAATCTGCCGATCGTGTCGCCGCACGGCCATACCAACCCGGCCTGGTTTGCGCGCGATGCCCCGTTCGGCGATCCGGCCAGCCTGCTGGTGACGCCGGACCACTACGTGTTCCGCATGCTCTACAGCCGGGGCGTCGATCTGGCGGAGCTCGGCATCGGCGGCGCCCCGTTCGAGCCGCGGCGTGCCTTCGCCCGCTTGGCCGAACACTGGGACGCCTTCCTCGGCACGCCCAGCCGAAGCTGGATGGAACACGCCCTGCGCCAGTGCTTTAACGTGGATCAACCGCTGACCCCGGCGACTGCAATGGATATCTACGACCAGATCGACGCGCGCCTGAAGGATCCGGCCTTCCGCCCGCGCGCGCTCCTCGACCGGTTCGGGATCGAGATTCTGGCGACGACCGACGGCGCACTCGACGACCTGCAACACCACCGCGAGTTCGCCAGCACGGGCCACGCGACCCGGCTGATCCCGACCTTCCGGCCGGACGCCGTCCTGAACCCGGCACGGCCGGGCTTTGCCGAGGGGATCGTGCGGCTCGGAGAATGCGTCGGGCAGGACATCACGGACTACGACGCCTATATGGATGCGCTGCGCGAACGGCGGCGCCAATTTATCGAAGCCGGCGCCACAGCCACCGACCATGACGTGCCGGTCCTCGCGACCCGCTGGCTTTCGTGTGCGGACGTCACGGCGCTGTTCGACGACGCGCGCCGCGGCACGATCGATGCGAACGGGGCCGCCCGTTTCTACGGCCACGTGTTGATCGAGATGGCGCAGATGTCTTTGGACGACGGGCTTGTCATGCAGATCCACGCCGGATCGCGCCGATCCACCAACCATGCACTGCGCGACCGGTTCGGTGCCGACATGGGCGCCGACATTCCGCAGCGGACGGATTGGGTCGGGGGCCTGGACGCGCTGTTGAACCGCGTCGGCAACGACGCATCCCTGACGATCATCGCCTTCACCCTGGACGAAACCGCCTATGCGCGCGAACTGGCCCCGATGGCGGGGCATTGGCCGGCACTCCGGCTCGGTCCGCCATGGTGGTTCCACGACAGCCTGAACGGCATCCTGCGCTACTTCGACCAGGTCGTCGAAACGGCCGGCTATCGCAACCTCGCAGGGTTCAACGACGACACGCGGGCTTTCCTGTCGATCCCGGCGCGTCACGACCTGTGGCGGCGCGCGGTTGCAATCCACCTGGCCCGCCAGGTCGGGCGTGGCTTGTTCGATCGCAGGGACGCCGCACGATTGGGGCAGCTTCTCGCCCGCGACCTGGCCGTCGAGGCCTATCGCCTGGGGTCGCGCGCATGATCGCCTCAAAGGCAAGCGGGCGCGGACCGGATCGGCAGGTTGCGCGCGGAGGACGGACTCCCTGACACGGCGCCTCGCCGCAAGTCGGCGCGATAACCGCGCGACGCTCA
Proteins encoded in this window:
- a CDS encoding dipeptidase, with translation MDDTAPFIFDGHNDLLSKLWRAGSMAALDEVSTGRDGAIDAIKARAGGFGGGFFAVWVPSPAAMDLEALFELMRQPSYDIALPDPVECEDALPVVLGQMAVLFALERKGVVRVCRSVADIRAARAQGVMAAILHMEGAEAIDVDLHALDVFHAAGLRSLGPVWSRSTMYGHGVPFRYPSGPDIGTGLTDHGLRLVRRCDELGIMVDLSHLNEAGFWDVARHSTKPLVATHSNAHALCTHSRNLTDGQLAAIRDSDGMVGLNFAVSFLREDGRKIADTPVETMLRHLDHLLDGLGEDRVGLGSDYDGAMVPEALDDVSTLPILRRAMRDHGYGEDLIEKICHGNWLRLLARTWGTEDPGRDQQQGERE
- a CDS encoding ABC transporter ATP-binding protein; translated protein: MTADPLLEVENLRVRFPTRQGLFDAVRGVSFTLGRERLGIVGESGSGKSMTGRAILRLIRPPGRVEADRIALEGMNLPDLSEAEMRRVRGQRISMVMQDPKFSLNPVMRVGDQLIEAYRLHARGSRRDAHAKAVEMLEAVSINDPDRVMRAYPHEVSGGMGQRIMIAMMLIPDPQILIADEPTSALDVSVQRQVLTIMDDLVRDRGMGLIFISHDLNLVADFCDRVLIMYAGRVVETCDANHLHEATHPYTRGLLNALPRLDRPVAKLSVLERDAAWADAPSVAS
- a CDS encoding ABC transporter permease, yielding MSDVSTIHTGWRAWLTTDTPASRRQAKAAAIYQGWLNFRSNTLAMIGLGILVLLLAVAAFAPLLAPHDWMAQDLGNRLQPLGTPGHPLGTDSLGRDILSRLIYGSRITLYIVALVALIAPVAGLLVGTVAGYVGGWTDTVLMRITDIFLAFPRLVLALAFVAALGAGIENAVIAISLTAWPPYARIARAETLTIRSSDYISAIRLQGAGPLRIITKHIWPLCVSSLIIRVTLDMAGIILAAAGLGFLGLGAQPPSPEWGAMIAEGRRFILDHWWVATMPGLAIFTVSLAFNLLGDGLRDVLDPKSGGHS
- a CDS encoding mannitol dehydrogenase family protein encodes the protein MTRLSRRDDIADDIAVPAYDRDAHGVGIVHLGLGAFHKAHQAVYTDDALAAEGGDWRIAAVSLRSARAVEELRAQNGLFTVISSGVSGSTARVVGSVARALAHAHGDAEAVRAALTEPATRIVTITVTEKGYGIDRATGGADLSHPAIAHDLAYPDAPTGLAGLLVRALARRRDAGVEPFTVLSCDNLPGNGALTRGLILDFAGRRDARLRDWIAGTVAFPSSMVDRITPAPGDDLPVRVRRMLGCDDHAAVEAETFSQWVIEDRFPAGRPAWEAGGALFVEDVAPYERMKLRMLNGTHSMLAYGGFLTGKTHVRDVMRDPALSAMVRRHLDAAARTLDPLDGIDFHEYAQELARRFENPNLAHETYQIAMDGTEKLPQRILAPAMDGLRTGGDPRPFAHATALWMRYCLGRHDDGARYALRDPRESEIARKLEGLGDADAIAGALFDLPALFPKGLRQSAPYRHEVRKTLSEMMAQSVAGWLAHQ
- a CDS encoding ABC transporter permease; amino-acid sequence: MTATPDAPRRRRAPLAPWFTGALRTLGSIAATMLGLLFVTFLIGRVMPIDPVLAIVGERASQETYDQVYRQLGLDQPMIVQFAYYIWDVVRGEFGMSLLNARPVAEDIARVFPATLELATIGVLIGIVFGIPLGVISAVRQGSWIDQIARVVALVGYSMPIFWLGLIGLLIFYGILGWVGGPGRLDIFYQGIVPDRTGMILIDSAIAGNWDVFRNAFSHIVLPASLLGYYSLAYISRMTRSFMLEQLSAEYVTTARVKGMSEWSVIWGHAFRNIRVQLITVIALSYANLLEGSVLTEIIFAWPGIGSYITTALLSADMNAVLGGTVVVGLIFICLNIFSDLLYRVFDPRSK
- a CDS encoding ABC transporter substrate-binding protein, with product MTFFTRTLAGVGLAATLLTGTATLTLAQTPDNMLVIANRIDDITSLDPAESFEFAGSDVSRNIYQKLVNFDPGDLDAGYQPEVAESWEVSEDGRTITFTIRDGLTFHSGNPVRAEDVEFSLRRVVELNLTPAFILTQFGFTADNVEETIVADGNTVTIVTDKPYATSFVLNCLTATIGGIVDKELVLANEQDGDLGNNWLKTNSAGSGAYKLVSWTPNESVTLESNPDYYLGSPSMERVIVRHVQESASQRLLLERGDIDMARNLNPEDIAGAREAEGVKIHDELRGRLMYVALNQKHPELSKPEVRQAIKYLIDYEGMEGSFLDGQYTIHQNFLPQTFLGAVDENPFSLNVERAKELLAEAGVESMELEVGVREAQERIEIAQTLQNTFAQAGITLNITVGTAKQILGRYRARELDVYLGAWGPDYPDPHTNAGTFAYNPDNSDEANATGLLAWRNAWDTGGLTEKVEAAVVENDREMRQQMYADIQAEFRETSPFAIMFQKIEQAAMRDNVENVNLGGATTAVSYWVIEK
- a CDS encoding DUF5996 family protein gives rise to the protein MNAVAPWPDIPYDAWQETCGALHLWCQIVGKYRLRHAPWVNHSWHATLYVTSRGLTTGPIPDRQVPVTVSFDFCDHHLVVEAAGGQRSAFDLEAMSVAEFRARFGAAVEALGGDCDIHGRPNELPDPIPFAEDTATRPYDAEAVQRFHRALLCVQDVFERFRTGFHGKVSPVHLFWGSFDLAVTRFSGRRAPPHPGGMPYLPDIITREAYSHEVSSAGFWPGAGAGEAMFYSYAYPTPSGMSDRPVTPKAAVWNAELGEFLLPYDAVRTADDPAGTLLAFLQSTYDAAADTAGWDRPALERALGRRGTPPAEEGR
- a CDS encoding ABC transporter ATP-binding protein translates to MTAIEIDGLNVWFGEGRDRVDAVRGATFTVAEGRSFGLVGESGSGKSTILRAITGLAPNWSGRIGIEGIVLSGARRNRDFYKRVQMVFQDPYASLHPRHSVDQVLSETLHLHGIADIDRRVPKLLDDVGLGPRFRFRYPHQLSGGQRQRVAIARALAGEPDILLLDEPTSALDVSVQAEVLNLLTDLRAERGLTYLMVSHDLPVVGHMCDELAVMRGGEIVEVMDVAQLRNMTPSHPYTRDLIAASVT
- the uxaC gene encoding glucuronate isomerase, translating into MPQPIDLSPAERDIYEPLANLPIVSPHGHTNPAWFARDAPFGDPASLLVTPDHYVFRMLYSRGVDLAELGIGGAPFEPRRAFARLAEHWDAFLGTPSRSWMEHALRQCFNVDQPLTPATAMDIYDQIDARLKDPAFRPRALLDRFGIEILATTDGALDDLQHHREFASTGHATRLIPTFRPDAVLNPARPGFAEGIVRLGECVGQDITDYDAYMDALRERRRQFIEAGATATDHDVPVLATRWLSCADVTALFDDARRGTIDANGAARFYGHVLIEMAQMSLDDGLVMQIHAGSRRSTNHALRDRFGADMGADIPQRTDWVGGLDALLNRVGNDASLTIIAFTLDETAYARELAPMAGHWPALRLGPPWWFHDSLNGILRYFDQVVETAGYRNLAGFNDDTRAFLSIPARHDLWRRAVAIHLARQVGRGLFDRRDAARLGQLLARDLAVEAYRLGSRA
- a CDS encoding LysR family transcriptional regulator; translation: MPDRHDTSAPRRWHSLREYDALRAVLQTGTTAEAARRLGLSQSAVSRSISNLEARQSVTLFTREAGRLQPTQEAVRLNLRLDPLFEALSRIDGPEENVQETLRLIAPPSYAHRFLVEQIGTFLKANRSFFVSLEVASSDDLAREIIADRFDLGLIGTELTRADLKQVPFRQSSAVCVMAAGHPLAGRSVVTPADLDGQDLIALAARHARRGQLERVLARAGATPRIVAEVTTSFAAADLAGAGLGLSVVNPFPLHLYRSRDLAFVPFDSPIRYRTHFVISSRRPLPRIARAFIRHLRLHTPTDPYSRQVERTEDRD